The segment TCGAGCGAAACGCCGGGGAACTGCGCCAGCAGGCGGTTCAGCACGGCGCCGATGGCGGGCGTGAGGGTGACGGAGCTCGAATGCAGCAGGCGGATGATGCCTTGCTCGCCTTGTCCCACGTGACGCGCCTGGCGCACGGTTTCCTCGATGTCGTCGAGGATGCGCTTGGCCCGTTCATAGAACACCTGGCCCGCGGGCGTGAGCTCGATATGGCGCGCGTCGCGCGTGAGCAGCAGCGCCTGCACTTCGCCCTCGAGCTCCTTGATCTGCCGGCTCAGGGCCGACTGCGCGATGTACAATTTTTCCGCCGCGCGCGAGTAGCTGCCCGCATCGACGACTTCGACAAAGTAGCGGAACTGTCTGATGGAAATCAATCGTATGCCTTTTCGAGATCGGAGACTGCCTGATTTGATATTGGCCCGGTCCCGCCGTTCGCGCTACAGTGCCTGGTCTGCTGTCACTGCAAAGGAAAGGCCATGCTGGAATTGATCGGGGTGCTGGGACTGCTCGTCAGTATTATCGCAAAACTGATTTTCGTCCAGATCGGTGGGGCTGATGATGGTAAGGAGGATTGAGAGGGAATCAACCCAACAGCGTAAAGCTGGGGTCAGACCCGTCGGGTCTGACCCCGGATTGTCGCTAACATAGCCACGAAATTTTGCGGTGTCTCCACAGCTTGCAAGTGACAATTCAATGCTACATCATCCCACTCCGCCAACTGTCTGCCCGCACACTTGAGCGCCGCCTCGCGCGCCGTCCACGCTTGCGCCAGCGCCAATGGGCGCTGTGCGTCGGGGCAGGCTGCCAGTGCTTCGGCCACCTGCGGCCCCAGGTAATCGCGCGCCAGAGTGAACCAGTCGGCAATGTCCTGCACGCGCATCGCGTCGACGCCAACGGCGCCGTGCAGGTTGATGGCGGCCAGCGAGAGTCCTTCGTCATGGCTGAACGACAGGCCCGCAACGCCGCCGGGAAACAGCAAACGGGGCGGGGCGCCCGGCGTCGACGCCACCGAGATCGCCTCGGTGTCCAGCTTCAGCCATGTCGCCATCGCCTCGCGCACGGCGGCGCGGATGCGCAGGCGGGCTTCGGCGCGCGGCAGCACGGCGGCGATGCCGATCACCAGCACGCCGTCTCCTGACAAGAGCACCGTAAAAGCCATCAGCTGCGATCAGCTGCGCAAAGGCGCGGCCGGGCAGCCCGCCCAGTTGCTGCCGGCGGGGATGTGCTCGCCCTTCATCACCAGGGTCAGGGGACCCAGGCGCGCATTGTCGCCCACCTTGGCGCTGTACAGCACGGAGCTGCGCGGGCCCATGTAGACGCGCTGGCCGATGTCCACGTGGTCGATCTTCATCACGCGGTCTTCGAACAGATGCGTTTGCGGGCAGGTGAGGGCGTTCAATTCGCTGTAGTCGCCGATGTGCACGCAGTCGAATTCCGTGATGTCCGTCGTGTCCATGTAGACGCCGCGGCCGATCTTGCAGCCCAGCAGGCGGAAAGCCAGCGGCAGCCACGGCGTGCCGCGCAAATAGCGCATGAAGTTGGGCACGGCGATGCCTTCGTACAGATTGGTCACGCCTTCCGAAATCCACACGAACGGCGTCCACATGGGCGCCGCGTGCTTGCGGTAGCGTCCCAGCAGCAGCCACTTGAACAGCACGACCACTAAAAAATTGCCGATGCCGTAGGCCAGGCCGGCGATGGCCAGGTCGCCCACCACTTCGCCCCAGCGTCCGGCGCCCGCGATCGGCATCACGTCCAGCACCAGGGTATAGCCGACGGCGATCACCACGGCGTGCGGCGCGACGATGCGGAACGCTTCGATCAGGCTGCGGCCCAGGCGGCGCAGCAGCGACGGCTTGAAGGTCAGGTGCTCGGCAAAGCCGCTGACCTGTTCGCGCGCGGGCAAATGCATGGGCGGGGAACCGAGCCAGGTGTCGCCGCTGTGCATCTGTTCATTGCGCGGCGCATGCGTGTGCACGCCGATCAGCACGTGTTCGGGCAGCACGGTGCCGTCCGGGATATAGCTGCCGTTGCCGACGAAGCTGCGGTGCGAGACGACGGTGGGGCGCATGGTCATCCAGCCGCCGTCGATCTGCTCGTCGCCCAGCATGACGGCGTCGGCGATGAAGGTGTCGTCGCCCAGGGTCAGCATGTCGGGCACGACGCCCAGGGCCGTGGAAATCTCGGCGCCCTTGCCCACCTTGGCGCCCAGCAGGCGGTACCAGTAGGGCGCGTACACGGTGGCGTAGATGCCGTGCAGGACGTTCAAGCTCGATTCCTGGATATGGCTGACCAGCCATTTGGCGCAATAGATATTGCTGTGCACGGGCGAGCTGCCCGGCTTCAATCGGGGCAGCGCGCCCCAGCGGATGGCGGCCGACAGCAGGGCTGTCAGCACGATCAGCACGGCGCTGGCGGGGAAGGCCAGCAGGAAGTAGCGGGCCAGCTGGGTCGTCACGTCGCGTCCCTGCAGCCACGGCATCATTTCGCGTTCGTCGAACCAGTCGATCAGCACGAAGCTGGGGAAGACGGGCATGAAGAACAGCACGGCGATCAAGACCATGCCGAAGCAGAAGAACAGGGTTTCCCCGGTCAGGCGCAGGCGCGAGACGGCGGGCCGCGGCGGGTGGCTGGCTGGGTCGAAGGCGCCTGCGTCGCGCGCGGGAGAGCCCGTGTACACGCGCCCGGCCGGCACCGCCGCGCCATCGGCCAGCGCCGATTGTCCTTCCAGGTGACCGAAGGCGCCCACCGTGGTATTGCCTTCCATGATGGCGTAAGAGCTGATGCAGGCATCGTCGCCGATGCTGATCCGGCCCAGCAGCAAACGGCCCCGTTCGACCCGGGCGTTTTCAAAGTTGACGGCATTGCCCACGCTGACGTTGTCGCCGATGGACAGCAGGTCGGGCGCGCGCAGGGTCATCGAACCGATGACGACTTCCTTGCCCACTTTCGCGCCCAGCGCGCGCAACCACCAGCTATTCAGGGACGAGCCGCTGAGCAGGTAGGCGGGCGCCGATTCGACCAGACGGTCGGCCAGCCACCAGCGGTAGTAGGTGACGCCCCACAGCGGATAGCTGCCCGGCTTCAAACGTCCGGCGATCAGCCACTTGCCGGCAATCGCGATGGCAAATTCGGCCAGGGTCGCCAGCAGGAAGACGCCGATCGAGGCGGCGATGGCGCGCGGCACGGTATCGCCCGTGTCGCCCGTGAAGAAGTGGTAGGTGAAGAACGGCGCCATCCACTGCGCCATGCGCAGGGTGACGAGGCCAGGCACGGCCGCCGCCTGCGCCGCGCCGCAGATCCAGCGTTTCAGGGTGGACGGCGGCGTCCAGTCAGCTTCCGGCGTGGCCAGCGCGGGCGCCTCGTTCAGCACGGCGGCGATCTTGCCGATCTGCCGGTTCTGGTAAATGTCGCGCACCGTCATGTGGGCGTAGGCCGGATCGGCGCGCAGGGCCGACGCCAGGCGGGCGGCCAGGAAGGAATGGCCACCGAGGTCGCTGAAAAAATCCAGCTGGCGCACAATCGCCTGGCCCGGGAACAGCTTGGCCAGCGCCGCGAACAGGGCCGCTTCGGCCGGCGTTTCCGGCACGTCCGATTCACCCGCTTCCCCAGGCGGCGGCGCTGACAGGGGCATGGCCTTCAGCGCCTTCCTGTCGATTTTTCCGGAAGTGAGGCGCGGCATCAGCGGTAGCAATTCAAAACGGCCCGGCACCATATACGGCGGCAAGTGCAGGTTCAATGCCGCGCGCAGGGTTTTCGCGGCCAGGGCGTCGGCCGGCGCATCGTCGCTGCCGACGATGTAGGCCACCAGCTGGTCGATGCCGTCATCCTTGCGCAGCAGGACGGCCACCGTGCCCACGCCCGGTTGCTGCGCCAGCACGGCTTCGATCTCGCCCAGTTCCACGCGGAAGCCGCGTATCTTGACCTGGTCGTCGGCGCGGCCCAGGCACAGCACCTGGCCATCAGGATCGATGCGGGCCAGGTCGCCCGTGCGGTACAGGCGCGCGTCGTCGGGGCCCGTGCTCCAGGGATTGGGCAGGAATTTTTCCACCGTCAGGTCGGGCCGGCCCAGGTAGCCCTCGGCCAGGCCGGGGCCGATGATGCACAGCTCGCCCGTCTCGCCGCGCGCCAGCAAAGTCAAGGGACGGTTTTCTCCCGGCTCGGCCACTTGCAGCACCAGCAAGCCGTAGTTGGGCAGCGGCGTGCCGATGGTCACCGGTTCGCCGGGCCGCAGGCGCGCCAGGCTGCACGAGACGGTCGCTTCCGTGGGGCCATAGGTGTTGAACATGGCGCGGCCCGGACGCGACCAACGCTCGACGAGCGACTCCGGGCACATCTCGCCGCCAAGGTTGATCAGGCGCAGGCTCGGTACTTCCTCGGCGAACAGGGCCAGCAAGGTCGGCACGGCGTGCAGAACGGTGACCTGCTGGTCGGCCAGCGCGCGCGGCAGCGCTTCCGGGTCGCCCGAAATCTCCTTGGGCCCCAGCCACAGGGTGGCGCCCACCAGGTAGGCGATCCAGATTTCCTCGAACGACATGTCGAAGGCGACGGAAAAGCCCTGGTAGACGGTGTCGGACTGCGTTACTTCCAGCACGGCGTTTTCGCTGCGCAGGAAGTGGCAGATGCTGCGCTGATTGATCAATATGCCCTTCGGCTTGCCCGTGGAGCCGGACGTGTAGATCACGTAGGCCGGGTGTTCGGGCAGCACGGTGGCGCGCGCTGGCAGCACTTCGCCCGACGCGGCGGGGGCCAGCAGGCTTTCCGCCGTCCACACGGGGCGGCCGAGTCCTGCTTCTTCCAGGCGCGGCGCGAACTGCGCGCAGCTGACGACACCAAAGCCATTCGCGTCATCGAGGCACACCTGCAGGCGCTCGACGGGCGTATCTTCATCGACGGGCAGCCAGGCGGCGCCCGCCTTGGCGATGGCCGCCTGCATCAGCAGCAGAGGGGCGCCGCGCGGCAGCCACAGGCCCACGATGTCGCCGGGCTTGACGCCGGCCGCCACCAGGCGTGACGCGGCCAATCCCGCCTGCGCATCGAGCTGCGCATACGTGATGCGGCGCGCGCCGTCGATCAGGGCGATTTGCTGCGGACAGCGGCGCGCCGTCGCTTCCAGCAGGTCGGCCAGTACTTCCTCGCGCAGCAGATCCGGTCGCGGCGGGCCGTACAGGATGTCGGCGTGGGTGGAAGGGATGCCTGGACTGACTGCGGTGAAATCGTTCATGGATGACGCTTATCTGTAATGCTGTAGGAGGAATCTAAAGGGCTGCGCGTGGTGTGCGGCACAGTTGATACATTACAGCACGCAAGACATTTCAGCGTTGCAGAACGGGGAATTTTGGGGCGCTTTCCAAAATTATGTGCTTGCAGGATCAATTGCCATGGTTACGGAATGTAAAACGGGGAAACATGGCGCCGATTTGCGCCAGAACAGGCGCCGATGGATAGCCGTGCATGGGGCGGCCGGACAGCGCCGCATCCGCGCAGCCTTCGGCGCGGAATTGCTGCAGGACGTAGTTGTCGACGCCCTTGGCGGCCAGGGTGGCGGCCAGGGCCAGCAGCTGCTCGTCCGGCAGCAGGTCCGGGTGGGCGGTGGTGCGGCACTCGTAGGCGACGCCGCTGGCGAGGATGGCGTCCAGGCAGGCGCGCGCCGGGTCGCCGCTGCCGGCCACGCGGGTCACATGACGATAGTCGGCAAACGGCGCCTTGATGTCGAAACCGACCCAGTCGACCAGCGGCAGCACTTCCTGCAGGCGCTGCGGATAGATGCAGGCCGTGTGCAGGCCGACGCCGAAACCCAGCTCCCTCACGTCCCGCATGGCGCGCGCCAGCGCCGGGTCCATGCACGCTTCGCCGCCGCTGAAGACGACGGCGTCGACCAGGCCCGTTCGGCGGCGCAGCCAGGTCAGGACGTCCTGCCAGGGCATGGCGCCTTCCGGCGTGCGCGCCTGCAAATGCGGATTGTGGCAATAGCCGCAACGCCAGGGGCAGCCCTGCACGAACACCACGGCCGCCAGCTTGCCCGGGTAGTCGGTGGCGGAAAAGGGCGTCAGGCCGCCCACTTTCAGTTCAGCCGCCATGGCAGGCGGGCTGGCCCACGCGGGCGCTCGCTTCCGTAAAATACTGGCGCTCGTGGAATTCGCCCTGCTTGCCGATGTTGAACGAGGCGACGGGGCGGTGGTAGCCCATCACGCGCGTCCAGATTTCGCAGCGCTGGCGTTCCGTGTCGAGCAGGGTGATGGCGGGAGTGAAGTCGGGACGTGCGTTCATGGCGTTTCCTTGAGTGGGTGAGCGAGATCGGACTGCTTGCGGGCGATCAGTTCCGCGTCGCAGGTGGGACAGAATTCATGTTTGCCGGCCAGGTAGCCGTGGCGCGGGCAGATGGAAAACGTGGGCGTGACGGTGATGTAGGGCAGCGAGAAACGGCTCAGCGCGCGCTTCACCAGTTCGCGGCAGGCGTTGGCGTCCGACAGCGCTTCCGTCATGTACAGGTGCAGCACCGTGCCGCCCGTGTACTTGCGCTGCAGCGTATCCTGCAATTCCAGTGCCTCGAACGGATCGTCCGTATGGCCGACGGGCAGTTGCGACGAGTTCGTGTAATACGGATTGTCGACGGTGCCGGCCTGCAGGATGGCGGGATAGCGCTTGCGGTCTTCGCGGGCGAAGCGGTAGGTCGTGCCTTCGGCCGGCGTCGCTTCCAGGTTGTACATATGGCCCGTCTCTTCCTGGAATTGCAGCATGCGCGCACGCACGTGGTCGAGCAGGCGCACGGCCAGCGCATGGCCTTCCTGTGTCGTGATGTCGTCAGCGTCGCCGCTGAAATTGCGGATCATCTCGTTGATGCCGTTCACGCCCAGGGTGGAAAAGTGATTGCGCAAGGTGCCCAGATAGCGTTTCGTGTACGGGAACAGACCTTGCTGCATCAGTTCCTCGATGGTGCGGCGCTTGATTTCCAGGCTGGTCTTGCCCAGCTCCAGCAGGCGGTCCAGGTCGGCCATCAAGGCTGGCTCGTCGCCGCGCCACAAGTGGCCCAGGCGCGCGCAGTTGATGGTGACTACGCCCAGGGAACCCGTCTGCTCGGCGGAACCGAACAGGCCATTGCCCCGTTTGAGCAGTTCGCGCAAGTCCAGCTGCAATCGGCAGCACATGGAACGTATCATGTTCGGCTTGAGTTCCGAATTGATGAAATTCTGGAAGTAGGGCAGGCCGTAGCGGGCCGTCATTTCGAACAGGCGCTCCGCGTTCTCGCTGTGCCAGTCGAAATCCTCGGTGATGTTGTAGGTGGGGATGGGGAAGGTAAATACGCGTCCCTTGGCGTCGCCCGCCATCATGATCTCGATGTAGGCGCGGTTGATCATGTCCATTTCCGCCTGCAGATCGCCATAGCTGAAGTCCATTTCCTGGCCGGCGATGACGGGAATCTGTTCGCGCAGGTCGTCCGGGCAGACCCAGTCGAAAGTCAGGTTGGTGAACGGCGTCTGTGTGCCCCAGCGCGATGGGACGTTGAGGTTGAAGATCAGTTCCTGCATGTACTGGCGCACGTCTTCGTAGCGCAGGCTGTCCTTGCGGATGTAGGGCGCCATGTAGGTGTCGAAGGAGCTGAACGCCTGCGCGCCGGCCCACTCGTTTTGCAGGGTGCCGAGGAAATTGACGATCTGGCCGATGGCGCTCGACATGTGCTTGGGCGGGCCCGATTCGATCTTGCCCGGCACGCCATTCAAGCCTTCGTGCAGCAAGGTGCGCAGCGACCAGCCGGCGCAATAGCCGGCCAGCATGTCGAGGTCGTGGATATGCAGCGCCGCTTCGCGGTGCGCCGCGCCCACTTCGGGCGGATACACCTGGTCCAGCCAGTAGTTGGCGATGACCTTGCCCGATACATTGAGTATCAGGCCGCCCAGCGAGTAACCCTGGTTGGCGTTGGCGTTGACACGCCAGTCGCGCCGGTCCAGGTATTCATTGATGGACGCAGCGACGTCGACCTGGCCGCGTGTTGGGGAAACTGCATTTGTCGTCATGAAACCTCCAATAAACACAACATGCGGTGTTTTTATGGAGATTAATTACTAAATATAGTGGCGTCAAAGGGCGCGTGCAGTTGCGTGAGGAATCCTTGATGCAGGTGAAAAAAGCGGCCGCTGTTTACTTTTTCGCGCCGCCCTGGCGCAGGAGGAAGCCGCTCAGGCCAAGGTAAGCGGCGCCGCAGACGGCGATGCTGATGACGGAGGCGGGCAGCACGTGCGCCCAGATTTCCCGCGCCGAGAAGGTGCTCCAGCTGGCCACGCGCGCGTCGAACGTGACGTAGTTGGCCAGCAGCCAGTAGACGGCCAGCAGGCCCGTGCAGATGGCGGCCTGGCGCAGCACGGGCATGGCGCGGCGCGCGAAGACGGCCTGCAGGAACAGCAGCAGCACGCCCGGATACGCGCCCAGCACTTCGGGCGACAGCACGGAGAGCGTTTCTTCGACATGGCCGTCGGCGGGGGCGGCCCACTGCACCTGCAGCACGGTGAGGAACAGGGTGAGCAAAAAAATCAGCAGCGGTTTGCGGGGCATGGCGGGCAATCGGTGAGGGAGAAAAGTGGGGCATTTTACAGCCAGGTCAAGCAAGTTGAACGCGCGCCAGCCATGCATGCATTCCTTCACCTGCGTCAAGGACTGGGCGGCGGGGGCGGGGCTATAGTCTGCACCCTGAGCCGATACAGGACTGTGAACATCATGATGCTTGAATCAACCACCGCCACCCGCGTGGCCGGACCGCTGGAACTGGTCTGCCCCGCCGGCAGCCTGCCTGCCCTGAAAGCGGCCATCGACAACGGTGCCGACACCGTCTACCTGGGTTTTCGCGACGCCACCAATGCGCGCAATTTCGCCGGCCTCAATTTCGACGAGAAGGCCATCGCCGAGGGCGTGCGCTACGCCCATCAATATGGACGCAAGGTGCTGCTGGCGCTGAATACCTATCCGCAGCCGCACAACTGGGCCGTGTGGCGCAGCGCCATCGACCGCGCCGCGCAGGCCGGCATCGACGCCATGATCGTCGCCGATCCGGGCCTGATGGCCTACGCGGCCCAGCACCACCCGCAGCTGCGGCTGCACCTGTCCGTGCAGGGTTCGGCCACCAACTATGAAGCCATCAATTTTTACCATGAACACTTCGGCATCGCCCGCGCCGTGCTGCCGCGCGTGCTGTCGATGGCGCAGGTCGAGCAATTGATCAGCAAGACGGAAGTCGAGATCGAAGTCTTCGGCTTCGGCAGCCTGTGCGTGATGGTCGAAGGGCGCTGCGCGCTGTCGTCGTACGCGACGGGCGAGGCGCCGAACACGCACGGCGTGTGCTCGCCGGCGAAATCCGTGCGCTGGCTGGAAACGCCGAACGGCCTCGAATCGCGCCTGAACGGCGTGCTGATCGACCGCTACGCACCGGGCGAAAACGCCAGCTATCCCACCCTGTGCAAGGGGCGTTTCGAAGTCAACGACGAAGAGTATTACGCGATCGAGGAGCCGGCCAGCCTGAACACGCTGGCGCTGCTGCCGCAGCTGATCGCCATGGGCGTGCGCGCCGTGAAGATCGAAGGACGCCAGCGCAGCCCCGCCTACGTGGCGCAGGTCACGCGCGTGTGGCGCGAAGCGATCGACGCCTGCCGTGAAGGCAATGCGCGCTACGCCGTCAAGCCGGCCTGGATGGCGTCCATGGACAAGCTGGCCGAGGGCCAGCAGCACACTTTGGGTGCCTACCATAGATCTTGGAAATAGCAAAACCTACTGCGCGTCCCGGGGCGTGGCCTGCGATGCTCGCTGTGCTCTAGCACAGCTGCGCTTCTCGGCCTCGCCGCGAACCGCTCGCTACGGTTTTGCAACTTAAAAAATAATGGAACAGACATGTTAAAACTCTCTTTGGGCCCCTTGCTGTACTACTGGCCGCGCGCCACCGTCTTCGAGTTTTACCAGCGGATCGCGGCGACCGCCGTCGATATCGTCTACCTGGGCGAAACCGTCTGCTCGCGCCGGCATGAGCTGCGCCTGGCCGACTGGCTCGATATCGCCGACATGCTGGCCGCCGCCGGCAAGGAAGTGGTGCTGTCGACGCAGGCGCTGATCGAGGCGGGCGCGGAACTGGCGACCCTGCGCCGCATCACGGGCAATGGCCGCTACGGCGTCGAGGCCAATGACATGGGCGCCGTGCACTGCATGGAAAAGGGCGCGTCCTTCGTTGCCGGTCCCCATCTGAACCTGTTCAATGGCCCCAGCCTGCAACTGCTGGCACGCCTGGGTGCGCGGCGCTGGGTGATGCCGCTGGAAATGGGGCAGACGGCGCTGGCCGAGATGCAGCGCCAGAAACCGGAAGGGCTGGAGACGGAAGTCTTCGCCTATGGCCGCATGCCGCTGGCGTTTTCCGCGCGCTGCTTCACGGCGCGCAACCGCAACCTGCCGAAGGATGATTGCGGCTACAGCTGCCTGGAAGAGCCGGACGGCCTGCTGCTGCGCACGCGCGACGAAGTGCCGTTCCTCGTGCTCAACGGCACGCAGACGCAGTCGGCCCTCGTCTACAACCTGGTGCGCGAACTCGACGCCATGCGCGACATGGGCGTGTCGGTGGCGCGCATCAGCCCGCAATCCATGCATACGGAACAAGTCATCGCCATCTTCGACCGCGCCCGCCGCGGCCAGGTCAGCGGCATCGGCGCGCAGGCGCAGCTGGCGGCCTGCCAGCCGGCCGGCGCCTGCGACGGCTACTGGCACGGCCAGCCCGGCATGGAACAGCACGCCGCCCATTGAACGCATCGAAAGGAAATACATGCAAGATCAACTGGAAAGATTGCCCGTCCCGGCCAAGCCCCCCATGAGCAAGCCGGCCATGTCGTACCGGCTGCCCGAACCGCTGGCCGAACTGCTGTCCAAGCTGCCGCCGTATCCCGCCTCCTGGCTGTTCGTGCAGGGCTTGAACCGCCTGCTGGCGCCGCAATTGCCCGACGACGTGCGCTGCAGCCTGGAAGGGCGCAGCCTGCGCTTGCGTCTGCTGGACGCGGGCATCGCCTTCGATTTCGAGTGGCAGGGCACGGTGTTCGTGGCCGAGCGCTATGTGGACGTGCCGGACCTGTGCATCGCCGCCAGCGTGCATGACTTGATGCTGCTGGCGCGGCGCCAGGAAGATCCGGACACGCTATTCTTCAGCCGCCGTTTGAGCCTGGAAGGCGATACGGAACTGGGCTTGCTGTTCAAGAATACGCTCGACGCCATCGAGCTGCCGCCGTTCGACCTGCAGGCGCTGGGACCGCGCCGCGTGCTGGCGCATCTGCGCGACCGGGGCGCGCGGGGAGGGTAGGCGCAAAGCTGGCGGCGTTCAGTGGCGTTCAAAGGCGGCAGTGGCCGCAGGCGCCGCTGCACGAGGCCAGCTGTACTTCATCCGTCGCTTCGCCCATGAAGCCGGCGTCGTTGACGGCGGCCAGCAGGCGTTCCTGCGTGGCCAGCTTTTCGTCGAATTGCACGGTGGCGCCGTGGCGCGCCAGCGAGACGCAGACGGTGGCCACGCCCGTGACGGCTTCGAGCGCGCCCGTCAGCCTGTCGGCGCAGCCTTCGTGATCCATTCCGATGATATTCAAGCGTGCTGTCTGCATGGGTTCCTCTTGTTTTTCAGATAAAAAAACAGCGTAGGCGAGGGGCGCGCATGCCGTCCAGAGCAGCACGCAAGATTTATTTTCTATTTGCGGTTTTATTGATCTGGATTAATTCCGACCCCTGCTGGCCAGCCTGATAGTGCTGTTGTTTTGTACACAGTTACCGTATTCCAGTCGACAAGCGCGCTCTGCTGCGCGATACTGTCATTCTGATAAGAACGCTGGAAAGCGCTGGAAAGGAGGGCCCATGCAGCGCCGCCCCCTGCTCAAGCTTGCCGCCCTGTGGCCGTTCGGCGTGGCGGCCGCCGGCACCTCGTCGCCGCTGCCGCTCGTGTATCCGCGCCACCAGGCGTTCGATGATCCGCAGCAAGGTTACGTGACGGCCTTGCTGCGACAGGCGCTGGCCCGTTCGGGCCAGGCCTATGTCTTGCGCCGCTCCGAATTGCGCATGGTGCAGACGCGCGCCATGCAGGAAATCGCCATGGGGTCGGGCAGCGTCGATGTCGTCTGGACGATGACGAGCCGCGCGCGCGAAACGCAGTTGCTGCCGGTACGCATCCCCATCGACCGCGGCCTGATCGGCTGGCGAGTGGCCCTGATCCACGCGCGCCAGCCGCAGTTGCTGCGCGATGTGCGCAGCATCGCCGCGCTGGCGCGGCTGTCGGCCGGCCAGATGCGCGACTGGCCCGACTCCGTCATCCTGCAGGCGAACGGCTTGCGCCTCGATACCTCGAGCACTTATGAAGGCCTGTTCCAGCAACTGGCGGCGGGGCGCATCGACTACTTTCCCCGTTCCGTGATCGAGGCACAAAGCGAGCTGGCCAGCCACGCGCAATTGCCGCTGGCGCTGGACACCCACCTGGTCATCCGCTACCCGGCCGCACTGTACTTTTTTGTCGGCAAGCACCGGCCGGAACTGGCGCGTCACATTGAAACGGGACTGGAATCCATGCTGGCCGACGGCAGCTTCGCGCGGCTGTTCCAGCGCCATTTCGGCCGCCTCGCCGATGGCTTGCAACTGTCCCGGCGCCATGTGCTGGAACTGGCCAATCCGGACTTGCCGGAAGAGACGCCGTTGGCGCGCAAGGCACTTTGGTATCGTCCAAAAAATTACTAATAGTTTTATTGATCAGTGTCAAACAGCTGCTTCAATCGTGCGCACGATGTTTGACGAAACGCAAAGCGAGTTCAACAGAACACCTGTTGACACTTATTAAATTTTCACCGAACATAATTCCACGTTGCAACACTTTGCAAACCTTTCCCAGCACAAGCGTTTACCGCAGGTGTCGTGCGGGATCCGTACGCCCGTTCAACAGCCAGCCGCCGCCAGCCGCCGAACGCGCTGTTCCCTTGTAACCATCCGTTATCTTTTCGAAGGTTTGCCCATGCTCGAGTCGATCACGTCGGTATTGCACCAGGTGCCGGAACTGGCCCTGTTCCTGGCGCTGGCGTTGGGCTATGCGGTAGGGCAGATACGCTTCGGCCCCATCCAGCTGGGCGGCGTGTGCGGCACCCTGATCGCCGCGCTGCTGATCGGCCAGCTGGGCATCACCCTGGACGCCAGCGTCAAGAACGTCTTTTTCATGCTGTTCATCTTTGCCCTCGGCTATGCGGGCGGTCCCCAGTTCTTTGCCAACCTCAATGCCAAGGGTTTGCGCCTGGGTTTGCTGTGCCTGATCGAAGTGGTGGTGGTGCTGGCGCTGGTGCTGCTGGCCACGCGTTTCCTGGGCCTGGACCAGGGCACGGCGGCCGGCATGATGGCGGGCGCGGCGACGGAATCGGCCGTCGTCGGTACGGCCACGGACGCCATCTCGAAACTGGCGCTGCCGGCCGCCCGCATCGCCGAGCTGCAGGCCAACGTCGTCACCGCGTATTCCATCACGTACATTTTCGGCCTGATCGCCATCGTCATCGTCACCAGCCAGATTTTCCCGCTCCTGTTGCGCGTCAACCTGCGCGAGGAAGCCGATAAATTGTGGACGCAGATGGGTGGCGCGCAGACCGGTGGCGACGGTGCGCAGGCCGCGCCGGACATGGTGGGCCGCGCCTATCGCATCAGCCGTGGCGCGGGACGCCGTCTCGACGCCTTGCAGCATATTTTCGCGGGCCGCGCCAGCATCACGCGCGTGCGCCGGCATGGCAAGGTATTGCCCTTGGAACCCGCGCTGCGCCTGCGCAACAACGACGAGGTGCTGGTGATCGGCCACCGTCCCGCGCTGGTGGCGGCCGAAGCCATCCTGGGCGAGGAATTTGCCGACACGACGGGCTTGAACATGGCGGTTTCCGCCGTCGAAG is part of the Janthinobacterium sp. 67 genome and harbors:
- a CDS encoding 4'-phosphopantetheinyl transferase family protein; the encoded protein is MLLSGDGVLVIGIAAVLPRAEARLRIRAAVREAMATWLKLDTEAISVASTPGAPPRLLFPGGVAGLSFSHDEGLSLAAINLHGAVGVDAMRVQDIADWFTLARDYLGPQVAEALAACPDAQRPLALAQAWTAREAALKCAGRQLAEWDDVALNCHLQAVETPQNFVAMLATIRGQTRRV
- a CDS encoding Pls/PosA family non-ribosomal peptide synthetase; the encoded protein is MNDFTAVSPGIPSTHADILYGPPRPDLLREEVLADLLEATARRCPQQIALIDGARRITYAQLDAQAGLAASRLVAAGVKPGDIVGLWLPRGAPLLLMQAAIAKAGAAWLPVDEDTPVERLQVCLDDANGFGVVSCAQFAPRLEEAGLGRPVWTAESLLAPAASGEVLPARATVLPEHPAYVIYTSGSTGKPKGILINQRSICHFLRSENAVLEVTQSDTVYQGFSVAFDMSFEEIWIAYLVGATLWLGPKEISGDPEALPRALADQQVTVLHAVPTLLALFAEEVPSLRLINLGGEMCPESLVERWSRPGRAMFNTYGPTEATVSCSLARLRPGEPVTIGTPLPNYGLLVLQVAEPGENRPLTLLARGETGELCIIGPGLAEGYLGRPDLTVEKFLPNPWSTGPDDARLYRTGDLARIDPDGQVLCLGRADDQVKIRGFRVELGEIEAVLAQQPGVGTVAVLLRKDDGIDQLVAYIVGSDDAPADALAAKTLRAALNLHLPPYMVPGRFELLPLMPRLTSGKIDRKALKAMPLSAPPPGEAGESDVPETPAEAALFAALAKLFPGQAIVRQLDFFSDLGGHSFLAARLASALRADPAYAHMTVRDIYQNRQIGKIAAVLNEAPALATPEADWTPPSTLKRWICGAAQAAAVPGLVTLRMAQWMAPFFTYHFFTGDTGDTVPRAIAASIGVFLLATLAEFAIAIAGKWLIAGRLKPGSYPLWGVTYYRWWLADRLVESAPAYLLSGSSLNSWWLRALGAKVGKEVVIGSMTLRAPDLLSIGDNVSVGNAVNFENARVERGRLLLGRISIGDDACISSYAIMEGNTTVGAFGHLEGQSALADGAAVPAGRVYTGSPARDAGAFDPASHPPRPAVSRLRLTGETLFFCFGMVLIAVLFFMPVFPSFVLIDWFDEREMMPWLQGRDVTTQLARYFLLAFPASAVLIVLTALLSAAIRWGALPRLKPGSSPVHSNIYCAKWLVSHIQESSLNVLHGIYATVYAPYWYRLLGAKVGKGAEISTALGVVPDMLTLGDDTFIADAVMLGDEQIDGGWMTMRPTVVSHRSFVGNGSYIPDGTVLPEHVLIGVHTHAPRNEQMHSGDTWLGSPPMHLPAREQVSGFAEHLTFKPSLLRRLGRSLIEAFRIVAPHAVVIAVGYTLVLDVMPIAGAGRWGEVVGDLAIAGLAYGIGNFLVVVLFKWLLLGRYRKHAAPMWTPFVWISEGVTNLYEGIAVPNFMRYLRGTPWLPLAFRLLGCKIGRGVYMDTTDITEFDCVHIGDYSELNALTCPQTHLFEDRVMKIDHVDIGQRVYMGPRSSVLYSAKVGDNARLGPLTLVMKGEHIPAGSNWAGCPAAPLRS
- a CDS encoding anaerobic ribonucleoside-triphosphate reductase activating protein, whose translation is MAAELKVGGLTPFSATDYPGKLAAVVFVQGCPWRCGYCHNPHLQARTPEGAMPWQDVLTWLRRRTGLVDAVVFSGGEACMDPALARAMRDVRELGFGVGLHTACIYPQRLQEVLPLVDWVGFDIKAPFADYRHVTRVAGSGDPARACLDAILASGVAYECRTTAHPDLLPDEQLLALAATLAAKGVDNYVLQQFRAEGCADAALSGRPMHGYPSAPVLAQIGAMFPRFTFRNHGN
- the nrdD gene encoding anaerobic ribonucleoside-triphosphate reductase, whose product is MNARPDFTPAITLLDTERQRCEIWTRVMGYHRPVASFNIGKQGEFHERQYFTEASARVGQPACHGG